The following proteins are co-located in the Acinetobacter shaoyimingii genome:
- a CDS encoding alpha-ketoglutarate-dependent dioxygenase AlkB family protein, with protein sequence MNLELFAPEACDNILPCDGSVQDYGLILDVDQAEAYFQYFLQHLAWQHDEVILHGQYFKTDRKVVWYGDEHYQYHYSGMAKQAHIWHPYLLKLKYQVEQITGHQFNSCLANLYENGHQAVGWHSDDEPSLISPKSETLIASLSLGATRKFRFKHKYKDSKADLLLHSGQLIVMRGQTQQYWKHAIAKSTKIIEPRINLTFRYFYPASE encoded by the coding sequence ATGAATCTTGAATTGTTTGCCCCTGAAGCCTGCGATAATATATTGCCTTGTGATGGCAGTGTTCAGGACTATGGTCTGATTTTAGATGTAGATCAGGCAGAGGCGTATTTTCAATATTTTCTTCAGCATTTGGCTTGGCAACACGATGAAGTGATTTTACATGGTCAATATTTTAAAACTGATCGTAAAGTGGTTTGGTATGGCGATGAGCATTATCAATATCATTATTCAGGCATGGCCAAGCAAGCACATATTTGGCATCCGTATTTACTGAAATTAAAGTATCAAGTAGAGCAAATCACAGGACACCAGTTTAATTCCTGTTTGGCAAATTTATATGAAAATGGTCATCAAGCAGTCGGTTGGCATAGTGATGATGAACCTTCGCTGATTTCACCAAAAAGTGAAACTCTCATTGCATCACTTAGTCTTGGGGCAACACGTAAGTTTAGATTTAAGCATAAATATAAAGACAGCAAAGCCGATTTACTGTTACACAGTGGTCAACTGATTGTGATGCGGGGTCAAACACAGCAGTATTGGAAACACGCGATTGCCAAATCGACCAAGATTATTGAACCTCGAATCAATTTGACCTTTCGTTATTTTTATCCAGCGTCAGAATAA
- a CDS encoding ABC transporter ATP-binding protein, whose translation MNLWLLFQKIRPFVRPYRLLVIATLILTLIGSLTAQVNALTLQYAVDSINKLVEAGKGLSDGWHILITITAILLGKEILNAFVQFGQKFYGEKLRIMVSQDLAQGIIEKFLTYRLAFFNEDNNQAGKLQTRIDRGIGSLTRLVQIFFIDILPLFTSAFVALGLMYYANVYVGLVATIIVPIYFWLTYKQAQKLGGWRRNLRDGREKKSQGILGIINSITVIKSFNRESIESTKQLKLQKELTDNQMQTRQISFLFDGLKTFIEQIGIVLIIILTAYFVLDGQMSIGMIMYHVLLFNNVSAPIRSLHRIYDEVNDAMIYSESFFKILEADDQIEPCGSLKPEIKGKFNLKNVDFYYPNGHHALKNINMEIRPNKITALVGLSGAGKSTLISLLDKFYDPQSGVIELDGVNINDIDTQYLRDHIGLVLQKNHIFQGTILDNIRYGKMDASEDEVIQAAQKASIHEQILKMPEGYQSDALQLSGGQQQRIALARMFLKNPPIIFLDEPTASLDAIASEQIKQSLDEIKQGRTVIMISHSLSQIIDADYTYVMKDGAIAEHGEHDQLYHQDGVYKEIFDAMAKSLNIEKIARTFEDDAEEETHS comes from the coding sequence ATGAATTTATGGCTTTTGTTTCAAAAAATACGTCCTTTTGTTCGTCCTTATCGATTGTTGGTCATTGCCACACTTATTTTGACCTTGATTGGTTCTTTAACTGCTCAGGTCAATGCACTTACCCTGCAATATGCTGTAGATAGTATCAATAAACTCGTTGAAGCCGGTAAAGGGCTGTCTGACGGTTGGCATATCCTCATCACCATTACCGCAATTTTACTGGGCAAAGAAATATTGAATGCCTTTGTACAATTTGGGCAAAAATTCTATGGCGAGAAGCTTCGCATCATGGTGTCGCAAGATTTAGCTCAAGGTATCATTGAAAAGTTCCTCACCTATCGTCTGGCTTTTTTTAACGAAGACAACAACCAAGCTGGAAAACTGCAAACCCGTATTGACCGTGGAATTGGCTCGCTGACCCGACTGGTTCAAATCTTTTTTATCGATATTTTACCGTTATTCACTAGTGCCTTCGTTGCACTTGGTTTGATGTACTATGCCAATGTTTATGTTGGTTTGGTGGCGACCATTATTGTGCCGATTTACTTTTGGCTGACTTACAAGCAGGCACAAAAACTGGGTGGATGGCGTCGTAATCTACGTGATGGACGTGAAAAAAAGAGTCAAGGCATTCTGGGTATCATCAATTCCATTACGGTGATCAAATCCTTTAACCGTGAATCGATTGAATCCACAAAACAACTCAAACTGCAAAAAGAACTGACTGACAACCAAATGCAAACCCGTCAAATCAGTTTCTTATTTGATGGTTTAAAAACCTTTATTGAGCAGATTGGTATTGTACTGATTATTATCCTCACGGCGTATTTCGTGCTAGATGGCCAAATGAGTATTGGCATGATCATGTATCACGTGTTGTTATTTAATAACGTTTCAGCACCGATTCGCTCGCTCCATCGTATTTATGATGAAGTGAATGATGCCATGATCTATTCCGAAAGCTTCTTTAAAATTTTAGAAGCCGATGATCAAATTGAACCCTGTGGATCATTAAAACCCGAAATCAAAGGCAAATTTAACTTAAAAAATGTCGATTTCTATTACCCAAATGGTCATCACGCTTTAAAAAATATCAACATGGAAATTCGTCCCAACAAGATTACCGCCTTGGTTGGATTGTCTGGTGCGGGGAAATCGACACTCATCAGTTTATTGGATAAATTCTATGATCCACAAAGTGGTGTCATTGAACTCGATGGGGTCAATATCAATGACATTGATACCCAATATTTGCGTGATCATATCGGACTGGTTTTACAGAAAAATCATATTTTCCAAGGCACCATTTTAGACAATATCCGCTATGGCAAAATGGATGCCAGTGAAGATGAAGTCATTCAAGCTGCGCAAAAGGCATCGATTCATGAACAGATTTTGAAAATGCCTGAAGGCTATCAATCTGATGCCTTACAACTCTCTGGTGGTCAACAGCAACGTATAGCTTTGGCACGAATGTTCCTGAAAAATCCACCGATTATTTTCTTGGATGAGCCGACTGCCAGCCTTGATGCAATAGCCTCTGAACAAATCAAACAAAGTTTGGATGAAATTAAGCAAGGGCGTACGGTGATTATGATTTCACACAGTCTTTCACAAATTATTGACGCCGATTACACCTATGTGATGAAAGATGGTGCGATTGCGGAACACGGCGAACATGATCAGCTTTATCATCAAGATGGCGTGTATAAGGAGATTTTCGATGCGATGGCGAAAAGCTTAAATATTGAAAAAATTGCCCGTACCTTTGAAGATGATGCCGAAGAAGAAACGCATAGCTAA
- the pgsA gene encoding CDP-diacylglycerol--glycerol-3-phosphate 3-phosphatidyltransferase, with translation MSTGRILNIPNILTLARIALIPVFLIIAYWPPAIGVGGHTGSMTRHMILTAIFIIAAVTDWFDGYLARTLNQTSAFGRFLDPVADKLMVAAALIVLVQWQPSISMAFAAIVIISREITVSALREWMAELGARTNVAVSTVGKYKTAFQMIAISVFLLNWQPLELLAYALLYTAVILTLWSMIIYLKAAWPYLKQP, from the coding sequence ATGTCAACAGGTCGAATCCTGAATATTCCAAATATCTTGACGCTAGCTCGTATTGCGTTAATTCCAGTATTTTTAATTATTGCTTACTGGCCACCAGCGATTGGTGTGGGCGGTCATACGGGTAGTATGACGCGTCATATGATTTTAACAGCCATTTTTATTATTGCTGCTGTAACGGATTGGTTTGATGGGTATTTAGCAAGAACACTCAATCAAACGTCTGCTTTTGGTCGTTTTTTAGATCCAGTTGCAGATAAATTGATGGTTGCAGCTGCATTGATTGTTTTAGTGCAATGGCAACCCAGCATTTCAATGGCATTTGCTGCAATTGTGATCATTTCACGTGAAATTACCGTTTCGGCTTTGCGTGAGTGGATGGCAGAATTGGGTGCACGAACAAATGTTGCAGTATCGACTGTAGGTAAATATAAAACTGCCTTTCAAATGATTGCGATTTCTGTGTTCTTGCTAAACTGGCAACCACTCGAACTTTTGGCTTATGCACTGCTGTATACGGCTGTGATTTTGACATTATGGTCGATGATCATTTATTTAAAAGCAGCATGGCCATATTTAAAACAACCTTAA
- a CDS encoding thioesterase family protein, with the protein MSLEQLFHDIEHQEWVDIPKGWLQGRTIYGGLSTAMMLHKAVLAVNDPAKRLLSVSVTFVGPVQEKPVKLTVEILRQGKSVTTVEARLWQDDAVLSILMASFGLERESKLVVNQERPAPDYPPVEDLFIVEHNKMMPQCYQNFQLAWAEGGYPCSGSADPDFGGWFRFDASQYDNSAMKAKDFLMLLDIWPAGAFSIMKVPAPGSSLTWHVTLLEEIDYRRLDWFKYKVFTDHAAHGYATEYAHVWDKNNRLIAISRQTVTIFG; encoded by the coding sequence ATGTCATTAGAACAATTATTTCATGATATTGAACATCAAGAATGGGTCGATATTCCTAAAGGATGGTTACAAGGGCGTACCATTTACGGGGGCTTAAGCACAGCCATGATGTTGCACAAAGCTGTACTTGCAGTGAATGATCCTGCTAAACGATTACTCAGTGTTAGTGTGACCTTTGTTGGACCAGTCCAAGAAAAACCAGTGAAATTGACTGTTGAAATACTCCGTCAAGGTAAGTCTGTGACTACGGTTGAAGCCCGCCTTTGGCAAGATGATGCAGTACTTAGTATTTTAATGGCGAGCTTTGGCTTAGAACGTGAATCTAAACTGGTGGTAAATCAAGAACGTCCAGCGCCAGATTACCCTCCTGTTGAAGATTTATTTATTGTTGAGCACAATAAAATGATGCCGCAGTGCTATCAAAACTTTCAGTTGGCATGGGCGGAAGGTGGCTATCCCTGTTCAGGAAGTGCAGACCCTGATTTTGGTGGATGGTTTAGATTTGATGCATCGCAATATGACAATTCAGCCATGAAAGCAAAAGATTTTCTTATGCTTTTAGACATTTGGCCAGCAGGTGCATTCTCTATCATGAAAGTGCCTGCACCGGGAAGTTCACTGACTTGGCATGTGACTTTATTAGAAGAGATCGATTATAGGCGTTTAGATTGGTTTAAATACAAAGTCTTTACAGATCATGCAGCACATGGGTATGCAACTGAATATGCTCATGTTTGGGATAAGAATAACCGACTCATAGCCATTTCAAGGCAAACAGTGACTATTTTTGGCTAG
- the uvrC gene encoding excinuclease ABC subunit UvrC, whose product MNENARENIEKILANMTTLPGVYRMLGKEGELLYVGKAKNLKNRVSSYFVKTIEHPKTQALVARIYDIETLVVRSETEALLLEQNLIKLHRPPYNIMLRDDKSYVYIFVSADKPYPRIASGRGKGKHQAGKFFGPYPSAYNARDTLLVLQKLFNVRQCENSYFSQRKRPCLQYQIKRCSAPCVGLISPQDYKEDVDNSIRFLQGDTKELNQELIAKMEAAAEALEFEKAVFFRDRMALLRDVQTQQAIYKVKGEADILAIAHQAGVTCVQIMHVRNGKMLGGKSYFPDMQGDDLGQMLADFMANFYFQVADEVPSELIINVALPDTEQLQDALYQQFEKKVQIKHKVRETRAEWLELANMNVQHAIKGQLANHFELNERFHQLEEVVGRPIDRIECFDISHTMGEATIASCVVFDSGGIRKRDYRQFAIEDITGGDDYAAMRQALTRRYKKAMLPDLLLIDGGKGQLHMAMDVMNDLGLDAFMVGVSKGEGRKPGLETLHFTDGTKIQLPEDHKALHLIQQVRDEAHRFAITKHRAKRDKRRGQSVLEAIPGLGPKRRRDLLTHFGGIQGVLKASENDLKLVPGLGDVMARTIYKVLHE is encoded by the coding sequence GTGAACGAAAACGCACGAGAAAATATTGAAAAGATCTTAGCCAATATGACCACTTTACCCGGTGTATACCGTATGTTGGGTAAAGAGGGTGAGCTACTGTATGTGGGTAAAGCTAAAAATCTGAAAAATCGTGTGTCGAGTTATTTTGTGAAAACCATTGAGCATCCTAAAACACAAGCTCTGGTGGCACGGATTTATGACATCGAAACCTTGGTGGTACGCTCGGAAACCGAAGCCTTATTGCTTGAACAAAACCTGATTAAACTTCATCGTCCGCCGTATAACATTATGCTGCGGGATGATAAATCCTACGTCTATATCTTTGTTTCCGCAGATAAACCTTATCCACGTATTGCCAGTGGTCGAGGCAAGGGCAAACATCAGGCAGGTAAGTTTTTTGGTCCTTACCCAAGTGCCTATAACGCCCGTGATACGTTGTTGGTCTTACAAAAGCTATTTAATGTGCGCCAATGTGAAAACAGTTATTTTTCACAACGCAAAAGACCGTGTTTGCAATATCAAATTAAACGATGTTCAGCTCCCTGTGTCGGTTTGATTTCTCCACAGGACTATAAAGAAGATGTGGATAACTCGATTCGTTTTCTACAAGGCGATACCAAAGAGTTGAATCAAGAGCTGATTGCCAAAATGGAAGCTGCGGCAGAAGCTTTGGAGTTTGAAAAAGCGGTATTTTTCCGTGACCGCATGGCATTACTTCGTGATGTGCAAACCCAACAAGCCATTTATAAAGTCAAAGGTGAGGCGGATATTCTCGCCATTGCACATCAGGCTGGGGTCACTTGTGTGCAGATTATGCATGTGCGTAATGGCAAAATGCTCGGTGGCAAAAGTTATTTCCCCGATATGCAAGGGGATGATTTGGGGCAAATGCTCGCTGACTTTATGGCAAACTTTTATTTCCAAGTTGCCGATGAAGTGCCTTCAGAGTTAATCATCAACGTGGCATTGCCAGATACCGAACAGTTACAAGATGCTTTGTATCAGCAGTTTGAAAAGAAAGTTCAGATTAAACACAAGGTGCGAGAAACCCGTGCCGAATGGCTCGAACTCGCCAATATGAATGTGCAACATGCGATTAAAGGACAGTTGGCGAACCATTTTGAACTGAATGAGCGTTTCCATCAGCTTGAAGAAGTGGTCGGTCGTCCGATTGATCGGATCGAATGTTTTGATATTTCTCATACCATGGGGGAAGCGACCATAGCCTCTTGTGTGGTCTTTGACAGTGGAGGTATTCGGAAACGAGATTATCGCCAATTTGCCATTGAAGATATCACGGGTGGCGATGATTATGCCGCCATGCGTCAAGCATTAACCCGCCGTTATAAAAAGGCCATGCTTCCCGATCTGTTGCTCATTGACGGCGGTAAAGGTCAATTACATATGGCAATGGACGTTATGAATGATTTGGGTCTGGATGCCTTTATGGTCGGAGTCTCTAAAGGCGAAGGGCGCAAACCCGGTTTAGAAACCTTACACTTTACTGATGGCACCAAAATTCAACTGCCTGAAGACCATAAGGCCTTACATCTGATTCAACAAGTACGAGATGAAGCACACCGTTTTGCAATTACTAAACATCGAGCGAAACGCGATAAACGCCGTGGGCAGTCAGTACTAGAAGCTATACCGGGCTTAGGTCCTAAACGCCGCCGTGATTTGCTAACACATTTTGGTGGGATTCAAGGTGTACTTAAAGCTTCAGAAAATGATTTAAAACTGGTACCCGGCTTAGGTGATGTCATGGCGCGAACCATCTATAAAGTGCTACATGAATGA
- a CDS encoding AAA family ATPase: MTSNPAIHIVKPSTSTHSASEKDRLIGKSRFHFDPAQVMDLLRERIIGQDKALAEIEKMLNVVKADFSSPDRPLSVTLMLGPTGVGKTETVRLISEAIYGRTDAFCRIDMNTLAQEHYAAAITGAPPGYVGSKEGHSLFDETAIAGTHTRPGIVLFDELEKASTEVIRGLMNVLDTGKLTLTSGTKTIDFTNCMIFMTSNVGAQAAQQYLDKLNFLPKRMQDLCLKRVPTKTIIEKVMHRKFDPEFLNRIDRTLHYKAVQDDALPRLVEIELTKLNQRLQHQKRSVHLTDAAKAHFYQDHDIRFGARHLARKMRTELEPIIAVYFLQNPDLSNLQLDYFGNEFVVK; the protein is encoded by the coding sequence ATGACCAGCAACCCAGCGATTCATATTGTGAAACCCAGTACATCGACACACTCTGCATCAGAAAAAGATCGTTTGATTGGCAAATCCCGTTTTCATTTCGACCCCGCTCAAGTCATGGATTTACTGCGTGAACGTATAATTGGACAAGACAAAGCATTGGCTGAAATTGAAAAAATGCTGAATGTGGTGAAAGCCGATTTTTCCAGTCCAGATCGTCCCCTCTCTGTGACTTTAATGCTTGGCCCTACAGGTGTTGGAAAAACTGAAACTGTACGTTTAATTTCAGAAGCGATCTATGGTCGTACGGATGCCTTTTGCCGTATCGATATGAATACTTTGGCACAAGAACATTATGCCGCAGCAATTACAGGCGCACCTCCGGGTTATGTCGGTTCAAAAGAAGGTCATAGCCTGTTTGATGAAACCGCCATTGCAGGAACGCATACTCGTCCAGGCATTGTGCTTTTTGATGAATTGGAGAAAGCCTCAACTGAAGTGATTCGAGGACTGATGAATGTCTTAGATACTGGAAAACTCACGCTAACATCAGGAACAAAAACCATCGACTTCACCAATTGCATGATTTTTATGACCAGTAATGTCGGTGCGCAAGCGGCTCAGCAATATTTAGATAAATTGAATTTTCTACCGAAGAGAATGCAAGATTTGTGTCTAAAACGTGTGCCGACCAAAACCATTATTGAAAAAGTCATGCATCGCAAATTTGATCCTGAGTTTTTAAACCGTATTGATCGAACACTGCATTATAAGGCGGTGCAGGATGATGCCTTACCAAGATTGGTTGAGATTGAACTGACTAAATTAAATCAACGCTTACAACATCAAAAACGTAGCGTGCACTTGACCGATGCAGCCAAAGCCCATTTTTACCAAGACCATGATATTCGTTTTGGCGCACGTCATTTGGCGAGAAAAATGCGAACTGAATTAGAGCCGATTATTGCTGTTTATTTTCTACAAAATCCCGATCTAAGTAACCTACAGCTCGATTACTTTGGCAATGAATTTGTCGTAAAATAA